A stretch of the Cellulomonas sp. WB94 genome encodes the following:
- a CDS encoding lysylphosphatidylglycerol synthase domain-containing protein gives MPDSPTPERLGPDTPPGPSAGMVESGRIQVGRVRDVEILDTPAVRVHHPSDLVGVVVSAIATVLVLVLATYAQNTTTGVAEDVQGFASILRQILNVPVAVLEGAVTILVPVAVLMELAFRRLGRQLVESLVAAVGAILLCTAVGWAVATFGSTELVGGLSVRLAGESVLTIPGFMGLISGLLTATGPRARRRTVVWSWNLLWVAVGVVVVTAQVSLPGVGVAILLGRVAGLGVRYLSGVQSERAYGTGLVDGVRRAGFDPVRLVRVPDDLLESDSPDDAPATTAAAMQPATRALTRYSDHRVYELTTVEGEQLDVVVLDGDRQVLGVLSRLWRSLRLRGIDRRSVVSLRQATERAALLSYAARAAGVRTPKLLSVAEAEDSMLLVQEEVRGAVPLSSVPRAHITDALLREIWAQLQLAHDAGIAHRALTSDVILVQELLGQPVVWLVGWDQGDVASSELARRMDVTALVALLALRVGATRALASAGAVLPDDDIAAVGPLLQTIGLPRRTRDEMRTHKEVLAELRSALVERLPEADIEPERLVRFGARTLLTILITLGALVVVLTTINVRQITEALQQSDLRWSVVSFGLGLVTLVGASLALVAFAPVKIPVWRATLTQSAATFVALAAPAGIGPAALNLRLLTRRGVSASLAAATVALVQVSQFIVTVALLIVLSIASGTNEATKFTVTPTMLFAIGLVAALVAAAMLVPPVRKWISRKTLPMLRQTWPRLIEVVGQPRRLLLALGGNVLMTMGYVLAFQASLLAFDQHLSIVQVALIYLAGNSIGAIVPIPGGVGTIEATLIALLSSIGAVNPGIAASVTILFRVLTYWLRIPIGWLSMRFLQRQGEL, from the coding sequence ATGCCCGACTCGCCGACGCCCGAACGGCTCGGCCCAGACACCCCGCCGGGACCCTCCGCGGGGATGGTCGAGTCGGGCCGCATCCAGGTCGGTCGCGTGCGCGACGTCGAGATCCTCGACACCCCGGCCGTCCGCGTGCACCACCCCAGCGACCTCGTCGGGGTCGTGGTGTCGGCGATCGCCACGGTGCTCGTCCTGGTCCTCGCGACCTACGCGCAGAACACGACGACGGGCGTCGCCGAGGACGTCCAGGGGTTCGCGTCGATCCTCCGGCAGATCCTCAACGTGCCGGTCGCGGTGCTCGAGGGTGCCGTGACGATCCTCGTGCCCGTCGCGGTGCTCATGGAGCTCGCGTTCCGCCGCCTCGGTCGGCAGCTCGTCGAGTCGCTCGTCGCGGCCGTCGGGGCGATCCTGCTCTGCACGGCCGTCGGCTGGGCCGTCGCGACGTTCGGGTCCACCGAGCTCGTCGGCGGCCTGTCCGTCCGCCTGGCCGGCGAGTCGGTGCTGACCATCCCCGGGTTCATGGGGCTGATCTCCGGCCTGCTGACCGCCACCGGCCCGCGCGCCCGGCGTCGGACCGTCGTGTGGTCGTGGAACCTGCTGTGGGTCGCGGTCGGCGTCGTGGTCGTGACCGCCCAGGTCTCCCTCCCGGGCGTCGGCGTCGCCATCCTGCTGGGACGGGTCGCGGGCCTCGGGGTGCGGTACCTGTCCGGGGTCCAGTCCGAGCGTGCGTACGGCACCGGTCTCGTCGACGGCGTCCGACGTGCCGGGTTCGACCCGGTCCGGCTGGTCCGGGTGCCGGACGACCTGCTCGAGAGCGACTCACCGGACGACGCGCCGGCCACGACGGCGGCCGCGATGCAGCCCGCGACCCGCGCCCTGACCCGCTACTCCGACCACCGCGTCTACGAGCTCACGACCGTGGAGGGCGAGCAGCTCGACGTCGTCGTCCTCGACGGCGACCGTCAGGTGCTCGGCGTGCTGTCCCGGCTGTGGCGCTCGCTGCGCCTGCGGGGCATCGACCGTCGTTCGGTCGTGTCGCTGCGCCAGGCGACCGAACGTGCCGCGCTGCTGTCCTACGCCGCGCGCGCCGCCGGGGTGCGCACCCCCAAGCTCCTGAGCGTCGCTGAGGCCGAGGACTCGATGCTGCTCGTCCAGGAGGAGGTGCGGGGCGCCGTGCCGCTCTCGTCGGTCCCCCGCGCGCACATCACCGATGCGCTGCTGCGGGAGATCTGGGCGCAGCTACAGCTCGCGCATGACGCCGGCATCGCCCACCGCGCGCTGACCAGCGACGTCATCCTGGTCCAGGAGCTGCTCGGCCAGCCCGTCGTCTGGCTCGTCGGCTGGGACCAGGGCGACGTCGCGTCGTCCGAGCTGGCCCGGCGCATGGACGTGACCGCGCTCGTCGCGCTGCTGGCCCTGCGCGTCGGCGCGACCCGCGCGCTCGCGTCCGCGGGCGCCGTGCTGCCCGACGACGACATCGCCGCCGTCGGCCCGCTGCTGCAGACGATCGGGCTCCCCCGACGCACGCGCGACGAGATGCGCACCCACAAGGAGGTGCTGGCCGAGCTGCGGTCGGCGCTGGTCGAGCGGCTGCCCGAGGCCGACATCGAGCCCGAGCGCCTCGTGCGGTTCGGCGCCCGGACGCTGCTGACGATCCTCATCACGCTCGGCGCGCTGGTCGTCGTGCTCACGACGATCAACGTCCGCCAGATCACCGAGGCGCTCCAGCAGAGCGACTTGCGCTGGAGCGTGGTGTCGTTCGGCCTCGGGCTCGTGACCCTCGTCGGTGCGTCGCTCGCCCTCGTCGCGTTCGCGCCCGTGAAGATCCCGGTGTGGCGCGCGACCCTCACGCAGTCGGCCGCCACGTTCGTCGCCCTCGCCGCGCCGGCCGGGATCGGCCCCGCCGCGCTCAACCTGCGGCTGCTCACCCGACGCGGGGTGTCCGCGTCGCTCGCCGCGGCGACGGTCGCGCTCGTCCAGGTCTCCCAGTTCATCGTCACCGTCGCGCTGCTGATCGTGCTCTCGATCGCGTCGGGCACCAACGAGGCGACCAAGTTCACCGTCACCCCCACGATGCTCTTCGCGATCGGCCTGGTCGCCGCGCTCGTGGCTGCCGCGATGCTCGTCCCGCCGGTCCGCAAGTGGATCTCGCGCAAGACGCTGCCGATGCTCCGGCAGACGTGGCCGCGGCTCATCGAGGTCGTCGGGCAGCCGCGGCGGCTCCTGCTCGCCCTCGGCGGCAACGTCCTGATGACGATGGGCTACGTGCTCGCGTTCCAGGCGAGCCTGCTCGCGTTCGACCAGCACCTGTCGATCGTGCAGGTCGCGCTCATCTACCTCGCGGGCAACTCGATCGGCGCGATCGTCCCGATTCCCGGCGGAGTCGGCACGATCGAGGCAACGCTCATCGCGCTGCTGTCGAGCATCGGCGCGGTCAACCCCGGTATCGCGGCGTCGGTCACGATCCTGTTCCGCGTGCTGACCTACTGGCTGCGGATCCCGATCGGCTGGTTGTCCATGCGGTTCCTGCAGCGCCAGGGCGAGCTGTAG
- a CDS encoding CPBP family intramembrane glutamic endopeptidase: protein MTGTPQPDQHAIGRRLTVEIWIVLGLSLGRSAVYALVDIAARLTAGPPLAQQTATLNASQSPRPYLDLTYQLLSIGFALVPVALALFLLSGQGRSAVRRIGLDAVRPWRDVGIGVGLAAVIGIPGLGLYALGRLLGITVQVQASALNAAWWTIPVLVLAALQNALVEEVVAVAYLMERLRDLRWRTPLILAASALLRGSYHLYQGLGPFIGNAVMGLLFAEYYRRRRRVLPLVVAHMLLDVVAFVGYALVPAAWRSALGLS, encoded by the coding sequence ATGACCGGCACGCCGCAACCCGACCAGCACGCGATCGGGCGGCGGCTCACCGTCGAGATCTGGATCGTGCTCGGGCTCTCGCTCGGCCGGTCGGCGGTCTACGCGCTCGTCGACATCGCGGCCCGGCTCACCGCGGGCCCGCCGCTCGCGCAGCAGACCGCGACGCTCAACGCGAGCCAGTCGCCGCGCCCGTACCTCGACCTCACCTACCAGCTGCTGTCGATCGGGTTCGCGCTCGTGCCGGTCGCGCTGGCGCTGTTCCTGCTGTCGGGTCAGGGGCGCAGCGCGGTCCGGCGGATCGGGCTCGACGCGGTGCGACCGTGGCGGGACGTCGGGATCGGCGTCGGCCTCGCGGCCGTCATCGGGATCCCCGGGCTCGGGCTGTACGCGCTCGGGCGGCTCCTCGGGATCACGGTGCAGGTGCAGGCGTCGGCGCTCAACGCGGCCTGGTGGACCATCCCCGTGCTCGTCCTCGCCGCGCTGCAGAACGCGCTGGTCGAGGAGGTCGTCGCGGTCGCGTACCTGATGGAGCGGCTGCGCGACCTGCGCTGGCGCACGCCGCTCATCCTCGCCGCGAGCGCGCTGCTGCGGGGCTCGTACCACCTGTACCAGGGGCTCGGGCCGTTCATCGGCAACGCCGTGATGGGCCTGCTGTTCGCGGAGTACTACCGCCGACGGCGCCGGGTCCTCCCCCTCGTCGTCGCGCACATGCTCCTCGACGTGGTCGCGTTCGTCGGCTACGCGCTCGTCCCGGCCGCGTGGCGGTCCGCACTGGGCCTCTCCTGA
- a CDS encoding heavy metal translocating P-type ATPase: MTEGVVRTEGNLPVATVDLAIEGMTCASCVMHVEKRLNRVPGVTATVNLALETAHVELLADDAGTPADDDTLVAAVRKAGYDARVLSRRSLTAAPTTTDAPADPHTEHADPHTAHDATPGGHDAMPGMHDDMPGMHDDMGMDPIEHALSGHSMPAGHEMEPDEDTSAPTDQRGTDLRRRLRGAAVLTVPVLAVSMIPALQFPGWQWVVAVLALPVSTWAAWPFHKAAVRAGRHGASTMDTLVSIGIIAATAWSLWALVLGGAGEIGLRMTPTLFPARDAGMGMTVPELYFETAAVVTTFLLAGRYAEHRSRRRAGDALRALLDLGAKDVALLVIGPDGRRTEQRVPISRLHVGDEFAVRPGEKVATDGVVVSGTSAVDTSLLTGEPVPVDVGPGDELTGATINSSGHLVVRATRVGEETRLAQIGRLVAAAQTGKAPVQRLADRISAVFVPVVLVLATITFVVWLVSGGGTQAAFTAAVAVLIIACPCALGLATPTALLVGTGRGAQLGILIKGPEILEQTRQIDTVVLDKTGTVTQGRMSLVDILVPAGVRSADAAQAEVLRYAGAVEALSEHPIAQAVAEVAAAAGPSAGDASSVGEDGVVIGSDQVLDFRNEPGRGVAGVVRTAHSGLGMARRVLVGRPTWLAEQQIRTDELDGPFAAAEADGATAVMVAWDGSARGVLVLRDPVKATSGEAIAQLRALGLRPVLLTGDNVGAARAAARAVGIDPDDVFAQVLPADKVDVVRRLQADGARVAMVGDGVNDAAALASADLGLAMGTGTDVAIEASDVTLVRGDLRSAAQAIRLSRTTLRVIKQNLFWAFGYNVAAIPLAALGLLNPMIAGAAMAFSSVLVVSNSLRLRRFS; the protein is encoded by the coding sequence GTGACCGAGGGCGTCGTCCGCACCGAGGGCAACCTGCCCGTCGCCACCGTCGACCTCGCGATCGAGGGGATGACGTGCGCGTCGTGCGTCATGCACGTCGAGAAGCGTCTCAACCGGGTCCCGGGCGTCACGGCGACCGTCAACCTCGCGCTCGAGACGGCTCACGTCGAGCTGCTCGCGGACGACGCCGGCACCCCCGCGGACGACGACACCCTCGTCGCCGCGGTCCGCAAGGCCGGGTACGACGCGCGGGTCCTGTCCCGGCGGTCGCTCACGGCCGCCCCAACCACCACCGACGCGCCCGCGGACCCCCACACCGAGCACGCGGACCCGCACACCGCTCACGACGCGACACCGGGTGGGCACGACGCCATGCCCGGCATGCACGACGACATGCCCGGCATGCACGACGACATGGGCATGGACCCCATCGAGCACGCGCTCTCGGGCCACTCGATGCCCGCGGGCCACGAGATGGAGCCCGACGAGGACACCTCGGCCCCGACCGACCAGCGCGGCACTGACCTGCGCCGGCGGCTGCGGGGGGCGGCGGTCCTCACCGTGCCCGTCCTCGCCGTCTCGATGATCCCGGCCCTGCAGTTCCCGGGGTGGCAGTGGGTCGTCGCGGTGCTCGCGCTGCCCGTCTCGACGTGGGCTGCCTGGCCGTTCCACAAGGCGGCCGTGCGCGCCGGACGGCACGGAGCCTCGACGATGGACACGCTCGTGTCGATCGGCATCATCGCGGCGACCGCGTGGTCGCTGTGGGCGCTCGTGCTCGGCGGCGCGGGCGAGATCGGCCTGCGCATGACGCCGACCCTCTTCCCGGCCCGGGACGCCGGGATGGGCATGACCGTCCCCGAGCTGTACTTCGAGACGGCCGCGGTCGTCACCACGTTCCTGCTCGCGGGCCGGTACGCCGAGCACCGGTCGCGTCGTCGGGCCGGTGACGCGCTCCGTGCGCTCCTCGACCTCGGCGCCAAGGACGTCGCGCTGCTGGTCATCGGGCCCGACGGGCGCCGCACCGAGCAGCGCGTGCCGATCTCCCGGCTGCACGTCGGCGACGAGTTCGCGGTGCGACCCGGCGAGAAGGTCGCGACGGACGGCGTCGTGGTGTCCGGGACGAGCGCGGTCGACACCTCGCTGCTCACGGGCGAGCCGGTCCCCGTCGACGTCGGGCCGGGTGACGAGCTCACGGGCGCGACGATCAACTCCTCCGGTCACCTCGTGGTCCGCGCGACGCGCGTCGGCGAGGAGACCCGGCTCGCGCAGATCGGGCGGCTCGTCGCGGCCGCGCAGACCGGCAAGGCACCGGTGCAGCGACTCGCGGACCGCATCTCGGCGGTCTTCGTCCCCGTCGTGCTCGTGCTCGCGACCATCACGTTCGTCGTGTGGCTCGTCTCCGGCGGCGGCACGCAGGCGGCGTTCACCGCGGCGGTCGCGGTGCTGATCATCGCCTGCCCGTGCGCCCTGGGTCTCGCCACGCCGACCGCCCTGCTGGTCGGGACGGGTCGCGGCGCGCAGCTCGGCATCCTCATCAAGGGCCCGGAGATCCTCGAGCAGACCCGCCAGATCGATACCGTGGTGCTCGACAAGACCGGCACGGTGACCCAGGGCCGCATGTCGCTCGTCGACATCCTGGTCCCCGCCGGCGTCCGGTCCGCCGACGCCGCGCAGGCCGAGGTGCTCCGGTACGCCGGCGCGGTCGAGGCACTGTCCGAGCACCCCATCGCGCAGGCCGTCGCCGAGGTCGCGGCCGCAGCCGGACCGAGCGCGGGCGACGCGTCGTCCGTCGGTGAGGACGGCGTCGTCATCGGCTCCGACCAGGTGCTCGACTTCCGCAACGAGCCGGGCCGCGGCGTCGCCGGCGTGGTCCGCACCGCCCACTCGGGTCTCGGCATGGCGCGCCGGGTGCTCGTCGGACGACCGACCTGGCTCGCGGAGCAGCAGATCCGCACCGACGAGCTCGACGGTCCGTTCGCGGCAGCTGAGGCCGACGGCGCGACCGCGGTCATGGTCGCGTGGGACGGCTCGGCGCGCGGGGTGCTGGTCCTGCGCGACCCGGTCAAGGCCACGTCCGGCGAGGCCATCGCGCAGCTGCGCGCCCTCGGGCTGCGCCCCGTCCTGCTCACGGGCGACAACGTTGGCGCCGCGCGGGCCGCAGCCCGGGCCGTCGGCATCGACCCCGACGACGTGTTCGCCCAGGTGCTGCCCGCCGACAAGGTCGACGTCGTCCGCCGCCTGCAGGCCGACGGCGCGCGCGTCGCGATGGTCGGCGACGGCGTGAACGACGCCGCGGCCCTCGCGAGCGCCGACCTCGGGCTCGCGATGGGCACCGGGACCGACGTCGCGATCGAGGCGTCGGACGTGACGCTCGTGCGCGGTGACCTCCGCTCGGCCGCGCAGGCCATCCGGCTGTCGCGGACGACCCTGCGGGTCATCAAGCAGAACCTGTTCTGGGCGTTCGGCTACAACGTCGCGGCGATCCCGCTGGCGGCGCTCGGGCTGCTCAACCCGATGATCGCGGGCGCGGCCATGGCGTTCTCGTCGGTGCTCGTCGTGAGCAACTCGCTGCGGCTGCGCCGCTTCTCGTGA
- a CDS encoding heavy-metal-associated domain-containing protein, which translates to MSQTTTFSVDGMTCGHCVQHVTTELTAIPGVRDVSIELVNGGSSPVTVVSDEPLTDAAIAAAIDEAGYALTPKGSLL; encoded by the coding sequence ATGAGCCAGACCACGACCTTCTCCGTCGACGGCATGACGTGCGGCCACTGCGTCCAGCACGTCACGACCGAGCTCACCGCGATCCCCGGCGTCCGCGACGTGTCGATCGAGCTCGTCAACGGCGGCTCCTCGCCCGTCACCGTCGTCTCCGACGAGCCCTTGACCGACGCCGCCATCGCCGCCGCGATCGACGAGGCGGGCTACGCGCTCACCCCGAAGGGATCGCTGCTGTGA
- a CDS encoding metal-sensitive transcriptional regulator produces MHGYTDNKDDYLKRLSRIEGQVRGIARMVDEDVYCIDILTQVSAVTKALQAVSIGLVEDHLGHCVVDAARTSPEAGAEKVREAADAIARLVRS; encoded by the coding sequence ATGCACGGCTACACCGACAACAAGGACGACTACCTCAAGCGGCTGAGCCGCATCGAGGGCCAGGTCCGCGGCATCGCCCGCATGGTCGACGAGGACGTCTACTGCATCGACATCCTCACGCAGGTCTCCGCCGTCACGAAGGCGCTGCAGGCCGTGAGCATCGGCCTCGTCGAGGACCACCTCGGTCACTGCGTCGTCGACGCCGCCCGGACGTCCCCCGAGGCCGGCGCCGAGAAGGTCCGCGAGGCCGCCGACGCCATCGCCCGGCTCGTCCGCAGCTGA
- a CDS encoding M6 family metalloprotease domain-containing protein translates to MRDDVMTFGTQDQRTQTCTVPPSPELRDKWRKDLASVNKSRDAAPALRLAREPHPLGFNDGVIVPPEEFPAGTPFAAIRATAADRAPLRGTVNVAVVLVDFSDKTMTATTAHFDELFFSTGALPHGSVKEYYSEVTNGLVTLAGTVVGPYRMPHTLAWYANNGSGIGLNGTAFRSPQLALDAANAANAAVDFTPYDNDGNGFVDAFIVVHAGQGAEVTGSKGDIWSHKSVLASALAVDSTKIYGYLTIPEDAKIGVSAHELGHLLFGFPDLYDTDYSSEGIGNWCLMSGGSWNGGGAQPAHPSAWCKVNQGWVTTTVVTTNGTLTIPAVESSHTVFRLWKDGASGSEYFLLENRQPIGYDAALPGPGALLWHIDETQPGNTDENHYKVALIQADGKRDLELDHNRGDAGDPFPGSATVVTIDGTTTPGTKSYAGADTCVALSSISPSGAVMTANVRVTCKSVLKDLKDARKELKKDSLKDQRKEIRKEVFKEVKEFRKDTVKDVKEAFKDIKDQREYKNVVEWPGWNRPGGGGDPLGGGAGGGGFGGGGFGGSPAQGSALEDRLAALESVVYGESEAGGDYGAGGGGADAGTGPFIDQTLRPDLIGAPGAATGDAELAARMAEGDPTAKHEFDTPVR, encoded by the coding sequence ATGAGGGACGACGTCATGACGTTCGGGACCCAGGACCAGCGCACCCAGACGTGCACGGTCCCGCCGAGCCCGGAGCTGCGAGACAAGTGGCGCAAGGACCTTGCGTCCGTCAACAAGAGTCGCGACGCCGCACCGGCGCTGCGGCTCGCCCGCGAACCGCACCCGCTGGGCTTCAACGACGGCGTCATCGTGCCGCCGGAGGAGTTCCCCGCGGGCACCCCGTTCGCGGCGATCCGGGCGACGGCCGCCGACCGTGCGCCCCTGCGCGGAACGGTGAACGTGGCGGTCGTCCTCGTGGACTTCTCGGACAAGACGATGACGGCCACCACCGCGCACTTCGACGAGCTGTTCTTCTCGACGGGCGCCCTCCCGCACGGGAGCGTCAAGGAGTACTACTCCGAGGTCACGAACGGCCTCGTCACGCTCGCAGGCACGGTCGTCGGGCCGTATCGGATGCCGCACACGCTCGCGTGGTACGCGAACAACGGCTCCGGGATCGGTCTGAACGGCACCGCGTTCCGCTCCCCGCAGCTCGCGCTCGACGCCGCCAACGCCGCGAACGCGGCCGTGGACTTCACGCCGTACGACAACGACGGCAACGGGTTCGTGGACGCGTTCATCGTGGTCCACGCCGGGCAGGGCGCCGAGGTCACGGGCTCGAAGGGCGACATCTGGTCGCACAAGTCGGTCCTCGCGAGCGCGCTCGCCGTCGACAGCACCAAGATCTACGGCTACCTGACGATCCCCGAGGACGCCAAGATCGGCGTCAGCGCGCATGAGCTCGGCCACCTGCTGTTCGGCTTCCCCGACCTGTACGACACGGACTACTCGTCCGAGGGCATCGGCAACTGGTGCCTCATGTCGGGCGGCTCGTGGAACGGCGGCGGCGCGCAGCCCGCGCACCCGAGCGCCTGGTGCAAGGTCAACCAGGGGTGGGTCACGACGACGGTGGTCACGACCAACGGCACCCTGACGATCCCGGCGGTCGAGTCGTCGCACACCGTGTTCCGGCTGTGGAAGGACGGCGCAAGCGGTTCCGAGTACTTCCTGCTCGAGAACCGTCAGCCGATCGGCTACGACGCCGCACTGCCCGGCCCGGGCGCGCTGCTCTGGCACATCGACGAGACCCAGCCCGGCAACACCGACGAGAACCACTACAAGGTGGCGCTCATCCAGGCCGACGGGAAGCGGGACCTCGAGCTCGACCACAACCGCGGCGACGCGGGCGACCCGTTCCCCGGCTCGGCCACCGTCGTCACGATCGACGGCACGACGACGCCCGGCACCAAGTCCTACGCGGGCGCCGACACGTGCGTCGCGCTCTCCTCCATCTCGCCGTCGGGCGCGGTCATGACCGCGAACGTCCGCGTGACCTGCAAGTCGGTCCTCAAGGACCTCAAGGACGCGCGCAAGGAGCTGAAGAAGGACAGCCTCAAGGACCAGCGCAAGGAGATCCGCAAGGAGGTCTTCAAGGAGGTCAAGGAGTTCCGCAAGGACACCGTGAAGGACGTCAAGGAGGCCTTCAAGGACATCAAGGACCAGCGTGAGTACAAGAACGTCGTCGAGTGGCCGGGCTGGAACCGGCCCGGTGGTGGCGGTGACCCGCTCGGCGGAGGCGCCGGCGGTGGCGGGTTCGGGGGTGGCGGGTTCGGTGGCAGCCCGGCGCAGGGGTCTGCCCTCGAGGACCGCCTCGCGGCGCTCGAGTCCGTCGTCTACGGCGAGTCCGAGGCCGGCGGCGACTACGGCGCCGGCGGTGGCGGCGCGGACGCCGGCACCGGACCGTTCATCGACCAGACGCTGCGACCGGACCTGATCGGTGCGCCGGGTGCGGCGACCGGCGACGCCGAGCTCGCGGCCCGGATGGCCGAGGGCGACCCGACCGCGAAGCACGAGTTCGACACCCCGGTGCGGTAG
- a CDS encoding alpha-L-glutamate ligase yields the protein MILVIGYGDDPAVRRVVEAAGDLGVEHVLVDQQSHPVADLRLDADGSGFLESGGARTLLGDVDGVYARPLSPVPGTDPRESERGRLLVELLLGWMDVAPCRVASRPSAMHSNASKPYQAQLIAAAGFAVPETIVTDDPDEVRAFAAAQGAVVFKSISGIRSIVRVLEGSALGRLERVRSLPTQFQALVPGTDVRVHVVGHEVFATEIGSDAVDYRYAGRDGLTAALTATTLPDEIADRCVRLAATLELPLAGIDLRRTPVGDWVCFEVNPMPGYSFYESHTGQPIAAALVRHLAGKAD from the coding sequence ATGATCCTGGTCATCGGGTACGGGGACGACCCGGCCGTGCGTCGCGTCGTCGAGGCGGCGGGGGACCTCGGTGTCGAGCACGTGCTCGTCGACCAGCAGTCCCACCCGGTCGCGGACCTGCGCCTCGATGCCGACGGCAGCGGCTTCCTCGAGAGCGGTGGCGCGCGCACGCTGCTCGGGGACGTGGACGGGGTCTACGCGAGGCCGCTCTCCCCGGTCCCCGGCACGGACCCGCGCGAGAGCGAGCGCGGCCGCCTGCTCGTCGAGCTGCTGCTCGGCTGGATGGACGTGGCCCCGTGCCGGGTCGCGTCGCGCCCGTCGGCGATGCACTCGAACGCCTCGAAGCCGTACCAGGCGCAGCTCATCGCGGCCGCGGGGTTCGCCGTCCCCGAGACGATCGTCACCGACGACCCCGACGAGGTCCGGGCGTTCGCCGCGGCGCAGGGGGCCGTGGTGTTCAAGTCGATCTCGGGGATCCGGTCGATCGTCCGGGTGCTCGAGGGGTCGGCGCTCGGCCGGCTCGAACGCGTCCGGTCGCTGCCGACCCAGTTCCAGGCGCTCGTGCCCGGGACGGACGTGCGGGTGCACGTCGTCGGCCACGAGGTCTTCGCGACCGAGATCGGGTCCGACGCGGTCGACTACCGGTACGCGGGTCGCGACGGGCTGACTGCCGCGCTCACGGCCACGACCCTGCCCGACGAGATCGCCGACCGTTGCGTCCGCCTCGCCGCGACGCTCGAGCTCCCGCTCGCGGGCATCGACCTGCGCCGCACCCCGGTGGGGGACTGGGTCTGCTTCGAGGTCAACCCCATGCCGGGCTACAGTTTTTACGAGTCGCACACGGGGCAGCCCATCGCGGCAGCGCTGGTGCGTCACCTCGCCGGGAAGGCGGACTGA
- a CDS encoding dihydrofolate reductase family protein: MRKIVLWIGVSIDGFFEGPDRDISWHLVDEELHTYFNDELRKMSAFLGGRVTYELMEDYWPTADADPDAPAPIRDFAGIWRDTPKVVFSRTLEHAGPNATLRRDVVPEEIRALQAEPGGDMTIGGPDLAETFRRLDLIDEYRLYVQPVLLGRGKPLFRDADQRTSLNLIETRTFGNGVVMLRYGRARS, translated from the coding sequence ATGCGGAAGATCGTGCTGTGGATCGGGGTGTCGATCGACGGCTTCTTCGAAGGCCCCGACCGGGACATCAGCTGGCACCTGGTCGACGAGGAGCTGCACACCTACTTCAACGACGAGCTGCGGAAGATGAGCGCGTTCCTCGGCGGCCGCGTGACCTACGAGCTGATGGAGGACTACTGGCCGACGGCCGACGCCGACCCCGACGCACCCGCACCCATTCGCGACTTCGCGGGCATCTGGCGGGACACCCCGAAGGTCGTGTTCTCCCGGACCCTGGAGCACGCCGGACCGAATGCGACGCTCCGGCGCGACGTCGTCCCCGAGGAGATCCGGGCGCTGCAGGCCGAGCCGGGCGGCGACATGACGATCGGTGGCCCTGACCTGGCCGAGACGTTCCGCCGGCTGGACCTCATCGACGAGTACCGGCTGTACGTCCAGCCGGTCCTGCTCGGCCGGGGCAAACCGCTGTTCCGGGACGCGGACCAGCGAACCAGCCTGAACCTGATCGAGACCCGGACGTTCGGGAACGGCGTCGTCATGCTGCGGTATGGGCGAGCACGGAGCTGA